A window of Daphnia pulicaria isolate SC F1-1A chromosome 4, SC_F0-13Bv2, whole genome shotgun sequence genomic DNA:
GCTTTGCATTGCATTCACCGCCGGAATCTTTTTaaacgacattttttttaaaacatcaatggagcaaaaataaaaaaaaaaaaaaaaaatcttcaatcCAAAATCAACAATAGAATCGCTTTCTGATATCATCTGATGAGCGGCTGCACAGTCTTTTATCCAAAAGCGGTCATCAATATCAGCTGGAGAATCGctcttgttttaaaaagaagttgtGTGATGACAGCACGAGCGTTTTACGTGAACAGAAAAGAAGTTACGTCGATTCCCCCAGCACTTGTCTTTACACATCGAAAGCTATAGATCCCCCAATTCCCCCATACTACATTTAGCCTCGGCTCCTTGCCAGCCTCCTTTTTGCTCCCCCCTACACCCTAGTTCCTTTTGAGAAAAGACAGGAAGAGGGGTGAGGGAGAAAGGAAATGTCGGTGCTGGAAGATGTTGTTATCCGTCGGGATCGTTCGGTCGTTACACCCTCTATATGCTCACCCCCTATACACTATTCCACTCCTCCCCGGGGTGGAGAGTCTTCACTTTCTCTGCCAGTTTCGGCATAGGCAATATAGGCTTCCCTTTTGGTGAACGGCAACCGATCGATGAGCCTCACACAGCAGCGGCCGCGGCCTAGTAGACCGACGAGATAGAGATGGATagagaggaggggggggggagaagtaTGGGGTATGTCTAAGTTTATGTATAAGCTGCGTAGAGAAGAAATTGGAACTAGGAGGCAGTTTCTCTTTAGTTAGGATGGACGCCAGATCCGCTCCATAATAAcccgacaaaaaagaaatctactGCGGCTGCAAAATCGACCCTCTTTCTAACATTTCGACAATTTGTATAAACATAGGCCTGATGCACAGTGGGTTTACTTCACAATACCATTCGTTGTAGGCTATACCACCGACTGTATTGATCTTAGACCCACTGAGAGTTCATTGTGAGATTTCCGAGTAAAAGTCTCCGCAGCTCTACTGATCAAATATGTTTgagatattattattagtagAACCCAATCTACTTAACGGTAATGGCAATCTCAATCATCTTGACGATTAATGATGTCAGTAGGCTAGTCATCAGGATATCTCCCTATACCTTATCCCACCCCCTggacatacacacacaaaaataaaatcaatacactaaaaaaaagaagtaatattaaatttttacatGTTAAGGATTTCGACGAGCTTTAAAGTCGTAGGCTTCTACCTCCTCGGTTCACACCGCCGGTATAAAGTTTTAATATATGAAAGGATTATATGTATGTTGGTCGGATTGAATTGGAGAGTGCTAGGAGACTTCTGGAAAGTAGAAGGAGTGAGACGTATTGAAAGTTTCTTAtaaagtttttattattattatttttgcgaCACGAAATTACTCAACTTCTCATTAATCCGCCGCCTTCGTTATTATCACCGTTTTCCCCCGCAAAGTTTTCGCGTAATACGTTGTTTTCATCGAGGAAACTTTAGGCGAGACCTTTTAAAAGTACTACAGATGGGagaaatgatttgaaaaaaaagaaaagttttgatattaattccttttttattcaaaagccAGCTGCGTGGGtttattattctgaaatgttCATAAGGCTGGTAATGACGCATGAGATATTTTACGATAAATTGTTCttcgagttaaaaaaaagacttttttttactacagGGTAGTATTCGGAGAGAAAAGAACGttggaaacattaaaaaaaaaggttctgatgatgatgaattacaaagggaatattgaacctcaacaaacatatttttcaaAGGCTCTTTCGAGACGTGAAAAGCATTGTTTCTCGATGGTTGATCATCTCCCTGTAGTATTCCATTCTCCCGTTcagcaaaaaaaagtcccaagtCACAAACGCAGTTCCAGTTATTTGAAAACGGATCCAATAAAATGACAGGTAAAAGATTTTCCTGTCGATAAGCTTTTTACTCCACTTTatcctttcttttttacatttttccgcATGTTTCCCTTATCAAACGGCGCGatctcaaataaaaataacagaaaTCGATTGCTCGAGtgtttaaatataatttatcCCGTTTTTAGGGCGCATCTACTATACATGGGAAACTAATGCACGTCAGTGATCAAGACCGATGCATGCGGCCACCTGTTATTCTCCCTTCTTTGTTTTTCGCATAttcaattttgtgtgtgtgtgtgtgtttgttggcCGTAACGGAAAGGGTCGAAGGCAGCAGCACCTCCATCGACCCACGTGATCACGTGGGCACGggattgattttgttttcgctagctgctgctgctgctgctactgctgtaTGACAGCGTACCtccccattttctttctttataaatCCACGTTTCCCCCTCTTTTATTGAAGGAAAGAAACCGAATTAACTAAATCTCAATTCAGTTTCCCATTCTCTGTCAGTTTTTCAGGTACCCTTTATCGATTCTGGAACCGAACTAGTAGCAGCTAAGAGCATGTAATAAAAGGTGAAAATGGGCAATCTATTGGTTTTTTTGTCTCTCTTATTGGTTTCGACACCTCTCCAACCGCTTGCAAAAAGGAATTTAATAAGAAACTACGCTATTTGACCTTATACGGAACGTACAGTATGCGGCGTTTTCTAATAATGCCACAGTGTTAGCTTTCGCTTTTCTAAAAGAAAGAACCAATTCTCATCATCGCCGTCGATTTCCTGTTGCTCGACGAAGACTTCTTGTGCTGCCCTATTGGACCCATCCACCCACACAGCAAAATTAAAATGCGTGTGACCGTATACACGTTGCCTCTTCGGTAATTGAATatcgattgattgattgatttagtCTCCTGTCTCCTGTTTAGTCAGTCGTTCTTTTCGGGGCGGATTATAAGGTTACTGCAAACGTCGGGAAGTCGCATCAAACTCGTCGTTTATGAGTTATACGTGGGTATATTCATGGGGTAATGCATCCGGCAATGTAAACGATATTCGCTGAACCAATTTCTTGGAGAGGACGCAGCGATCGTAACAATATATCCTGCTCATTAGAGATCGAAGAGTTTTACCTTTTTCATTCATGTCGTATTTGGGATACCTTAGCCCTTCTTGTTAGGTGAATTACAACTGGAAAATCGAGGTCAAGCTCttcgtaacatttttaaaaaagttgcctctcacaagtaaagaaaaaaaaaggaactatgGTTAATTGGATAGCCTCTATCTGTCCACAACATATACACAGATCGATACTGTAACACACGAATAGGACTCGATTTCTTGATGATAATATCGATGTTTTTCAAGGTTCCCATTAGCAGGATATATCTTTTTGAAGTTAGCAGGCTCTTCCGGACCAGTGAGCCAGCCCAAATTTACAGTTGACGAGATGATTGGGCGTTTCTAAGGAAATATAATTTTCTTGCCCAAGATGTGAACACTCGGTAACATTGATCGATGGCTCAAAAAACGCGTTAATGAAGataacactaaaaaaaaaaaaaaaaaacgaaaaaaaaaagagatataaGACGAGATACATCCGATCCTGAATGAAAGATTTATTCCACTTGATTCACAGAATGCCATACATTTTACAAGTCTCAAAAAAGTGTTCCAATCTTTGTTTTTTCACCAACAAGGAACAAGTCGAACGGAATCGACAAGCTGGTGATGATCACTGATAGCCCGAAAACTCGaatttctttacttttgaACTCGCTTTCCTTTCTTTAGATTCTGTAATCCACTTTCTCCACACTGAAGTCGATCATGTTAtaacagaaaaagaatagCCCCCAAGATTaccgagaagaaaaaaaaaaatcaaaaataaaacgaatcgCTTGAATCCCCACTTCAGAAAAGAGTTTGGTTCTGCTCCAGGGAAGCCGTTAGAAAACATTACTCCTAGAATCTTGAAAAGGAGAGCGATTCAAAGTGGAATCTGACAGAAGTAAGCAACCGAGATGGATCAAGAAGGGCAAACATGTGCTCAATCAagttaaagagaaaaagacggaaaataaaaccaaaagtaTTAGCATATGGCTGTTGTAATACGGCACCCAAATTtaggtttttccttttctgttttttgttttttaaagaatcgaGGTTGAGAAAGGGGTAGACGAAAAGAGAGGTTTTACATTTAACAGCAGGAAGTTGGGggtgaggagaaaaaaaaagaaagagcatCATCTGCACATATGAAGAGCaagatgttttttctttatctctcCTTCTTGACCACAGGTGGCACTTCAGCCAATCCTTTCACTTTGAGTCTCTCGGCCGTTTTGAGGAATGCCGGGAGCTGATCCTGAGCTACATTCACCTCCCCAGCATACATGAATTCAAGAATGGCTTGCAAATGAGCAAAGGGAACATCTTTTAGAATTATGATGGGATGTTTGGAGGGGTTTTCctgcaaaaacaaacaaaaacaaacaaaaacaaacattcaaTGATAAGTTGATGATATGGTATATCCCTTGGTGGGGGAAACTCACCTCGAGAAGAGATTTGAAGTAAGGACTGCAAGCTGAGAGCACCATTTTGTGTGCTTTACAAGTTTGTCCTTCACAAGCtgtattgaaaaaaaggaatgccaaggtgaatattatttttaaaatgaatgagTATGCTGTGCAACATTACCTAAAGTGACATCAGTGAAACTCTTCTCATCCCGAAGATGTTTGAAGGAATTGACCATGTTGGATTGGAAGTCGTTCCATCGTAGACAAAACTGCTGCTGATCGTCTGCCATTGCCAtcttaaatcaaatcaaatttgaataaaacatgAATCTACAGGTGAATGATCATTACTAAGTTTAACAAATAGAGCATGGACTAATTGGGAAGGCACATCTGCTGCAATCTTTCCTGTCacaacaaaatttttgaagtTGTTTGGATATTGAATTCCTGTCTTGACAAAGGAAATGGGGCAAATGAATAGCTGTCATGAAAACTTCAAGGTCCATTTAATGTATTCATGTAAAGCAATTCTTCAGCTGGATCTAGGAATGGGCTCAAACGTATTCGGATGTGTCTATCAACTTAAACAACCGATGGCAGTAGTCCATATTTCGATGAGATAAATTTTCCATGAACAGAAAAGGTCAAATGCAACTAAATTACATTAATGATTAGATAATTACCAAGTATTGAATCTTCAAAAAATATGCTACACTTCTGAAGTctgtttcgtttttctctcCGCGTCTATCACCCTAAACCATAGGCTACTTGATGCAAAAAGCCTAGCGGTTTCCTGTCTCGCATGTACTTGAAAAACGCACCAATCCgtaccttcttttttcttaaccgGACAATCATAACTGCCACCTAGCGACAAGAAAAGTAAAGGCGGAAATCCCGTCTACCCGAGTTGCGCAAGTTGAGcgtattttttaactttctctTGTTCTGTTAGATTTTCTAGAGGGAAATTAAAAGGACATGATCGAGTTACAACTCACAAGCGTTACCGATTTGTTAACGAATTCCTAACACAAGAGTTGCCTATTatcttgtttattattatcgtAAAATCCATATTTCCCTTGACATTTTCTCCGTTTATtccaacagagaaaaaaatagaagaaagaaagaaatagtagaaagaaaatgttctcaTTCTTAAGCATTCatgatttttacttttttttataaccgTTTCATATTTTTAGAGAATTAGTCATAAAATGATGATCGTCATCGTTGATCAGTTAtgactttttctttgatttgttttagATTTACTAAATGTCGCCGTGTAGGAGACGTGACCAAAGTTGAAGTTCCAAGTTCGGCCGGGAGTGGCGTTGACGTTCATTTCAGATCAAAGTTCCGCCCACTGAAACGTCCAACATTTTACTTGCAATTTTGTTGGGAGCGCCTTTGAGTCTTTGACCTCCAGGCTTTCAGTATGAAGTTAGCTATAATAGCTAATAAAGTTTTCAACcgaatttcctttttaaaaaacggttttacTTATTTGGGTAATAGGCTCTATCAATTTTCGTAAACATCCGGAgttgaatgaaattttaagTTATTGATGAGCTCACTGAGCTGAAAATACAAATagatgtaaatattttttcccgtttGTTTGTCGGGCTGCAGTGTTGTCGGTTCCTTCGTCACAAAATCCACCCTCTAAGTATCCGATTCATAGACTTTGTAGGAATGCAAAATAATgtcaattgaaagaaaatttcaaattttgattacAAATAATATTATAGCGTTAAATTGTTAAGATTTTCAGCGTTTAAATTGTTTGCAAATAGAGTACATCAGACAACAACGCTTTGCGTAGAGGATGGGTTGGTGTTTACAAAAGGATTTTACATTCTCTCGTGAGTCGACTTCACGAGCAGTAAATTCGTTTAGTTTTTACGCAATCTTTCACCTATAAACATCTCTTTTACAAACTTTCTTTTGTAGAGGTTGTAATATTCATGTCGTTTTTGTGTGCAACTCGACAAGGGTGAAACATTAGTTATCGAGTCGCAAAAATGGGTAGAGCTTTCTGATGCCCTCAGAATCTATTCAGAGCTCTCtcatttactttttcttcaactAGAGGTATTTGATGGCATGAGTTTTGGTACATCAAAGCTTCAAACAAATATGGACATGTACattgaaaaagatttgaaaaaatctctaGTGAACAATATAACTCCTGGTGTTTGCTATGTTTGTGGGAGCCCTAATAGTGCTATACACCTGCTTAGGACAAAGCCCGCTACAACGGAGCCTCACTTCCCCTTCCTGGAGCATCATGAGCCTCCAATTGGTTGTGAACTGCCAAAAAGCAATGGAACTGTGCTCGTATGCTTTGTCTGCTACAGCTTTCTTCATGCTCAGTGGGATTCACATGAAAGGAACAATACACCCCATTCTACCAGGCTGTACTGGCTCAAACGAGTAGATCAAGGGCCTTACTCAGGGTCAGATGGCCAGGCTGTTGAAGAAAGGCCTATTGAGGCTAGTCCTATATCGAGATCCCAAAAAGTTCAGGAAAATGCATCAACACAAGGTAAGACCACCAAGTTAATCTCTTGATAAAGCCTATCCAAGTTATCACTTGTCCTTGTTATCAGTAATATTAATACTCTGTGTTTCCCAACTGTTCTGTCTTGTATTTTCCAGTTCAACGAGATGTTTACCATTCTCTTAAACGTCCGCGATCTCGATCGAGAGATATGCAACCGGAGATGGTCGGTCCAACTCACACAAAAATGGAACGGATTTCACCACAAGGAAATACCAGCGGCGGAACATttataaatgaaaatagaGCGGATCATAAATCAGAAAAGGTCGACAATTCAGTTGAGGCCTTGGATTTACGAAGTTCGGCATCGGTCAGTCGGGAACGAGACAATGAACGAGCCCCGTCCCGCAGTTCGGTCCTATCGCACGATAGCGGCCTTTCGGGCCACTTATTGAGCGACGGGGGTTGTGGGGTGGTGGAAATTCTGGATTTAAGCATGCCCGATAAAAATGCCACAACTGAAGT
This region includes:
- the LOC124338504 gene encoding longitudinals lacking protein-like; its protein translation is MAMADDQQQFCLRWNDFQSNMVNSFKHLRDEKSFTDVTLACEGQTCKAHKMVLSACSPYFKSLLEENPSKHPIIILKDVPFAHLQAILEFMYAGEVNVAQDQLPAFLKTAERLKVKGLAEVPPVVKKER